One stretch of Pseudoramibacter sp. DNA includes these proteins:
- the carB gene encoding carbamoyl-phosphate synthase large subunit, producing the protein MPLKKSLKKVLVIGSGPIIIGQAAEFDYAGTQACKALRQAGLEVVLINSNPATIMTDKAMADEVYIEPLTEDVVKRVILKEKPDGVLSTLGGQTGLNLSMALARSGFLKEHGVELLGADVETIDKAEDRQAFKDTMREIGEPTIPSKVVESVDDALGFALSIGYPVIVRPAFTLGGTGGGIAATPEELRHIATRGLRLSPIHQVLIERDISGWKEIEFEVMRDGKGNVITVCSMENFDPVGIHTGDSIVVAPCQTLSDKEYQMLRTSALKIISTLKVEGGCNCQFALNPDNFNYAVIEVNPRVSRSSALASKATGYPIAKIASLIAVGFSLDEITNDITGKTPACFEPVIDYIVVKFPRWPFDKFVYARRTLGTQMKATGEIMAIGNSFEQGMMKAIRSIELGFDTLSVEKYRKASDEEIVEALGRKDDERCFVVYEALYRGIPMKQIHAITMIDMWFLDKLRHLAIMERDLKEKGVSDDRAAERITVARQLGFLDSTIARLTGLPYDKKTCHVGLPEAVEKQIDMPPYASFKMVDTCAGEFDAETPYFYSTRDRENEAEEFLEEHQSDKKRIMVFGSGPIRIGQGIEFDYCAVHCAWALRELGYEAIIVNNNPETVSTDFDTSDRLYFEPLTAEDVRAIVETEKPDGAIVQFGGQTAIKLTQHLDEIKVPILGTDPTYIDAAEDRERFDECLESCGIPRPKGGTVFKTEEALAEANRLGYPVLLRPSYVLGGQNMIIAHSDDDVREYMGIITSHEITNPVLIDKYLMGKEVEVDAICDGEDYLIPGIMEHVEKAGIHSGDSISVYPPQTLSKHVQDTIIDYTGKLAKALHVIGLMNIQFVVMDETVYVIEVNPRSSRTVPYISKVTDVPMVDMATRIMMGESLKDMGVKHSGLHPVKDHVAVKVPVFSFSKLEDVDTQLGPEMKSTGEVLGVAKTFGDAIYKGFVARGGADMVRTGSVLLTVQDRDKPEIVDIGRRFHDLGFKLNATVGTAEVLREHGLPVHVVRRLSEARPNIGDLLDGREVDYVVSTATKGRQPGIDEVKMRRKAVDNSITLMTALDTVRALLGCLESKRTLADIPLVDITKI; encoded by the coding sequence ATGCCTTTAAAGAAATCACTGAAGAAAGTTCTGGTCATCGGTTCCGGCCCGATCATTATCGGACAGGCGGCGGAATTTGACTACGCCGGCACCCAGGCGTGCAAGGCCCTGCGCCAGGCAGGCCTGGAAGTGGTGCTCATCAACTCGAACCCGGCGACGATCATGACCGACAAGGCCATGGCCGACGAAGTGTACATTGAACCTTTAACTGAAGACGTGGTCAAGCGGGTCATCTTAAAAGAAAAGCCCGACGGCGTGCTGTCGACCCTCGGGGGCCAGACGGGGCTCAACCTCTCCATGGCTTTGGCGAGAAGCGGTTTCCTCAAAGAACACGGGGTGGAACTCCTCGGCGCCGACGTGGAAACCATCGACAAGGCTGAAGACCGCCAGGCCTTCAAGGACACCATGCGGGAAATCGGCGAACCGACCATCCCGTCGAAGGTCGTGGAATCCGTCGACGACGCCCTGGGCTTCGCGCTGAGCATCGGCTACCCGGTCATCGTGCGCCCGGCGTTCACCCTTGGGGGCACCGGCGGCGGCATCGCGGCTACGCCGGAAGAACTGCGCCACATCGCGACCCGGGGGCTGCGCCTTTCGCCGATTCACCAGGTTCTCATCGAACGGGACATCTCCGGCTGGAAGGAAATCGAATTTGAAGTCATGCGGGACGGCAAGGGCAATGTCATCACCGTGTGCTCCATGGAAAACTTCGACCCGGTGGGCATCCACACCGGCGACTCCATCGTCGTCGCGCCGTGCCAGACTTTGTCGGACAAAGAGTACCAGATGCTCAGAACTTCGGCGCTTAAAATCATCTCGACCCTCAAAGTTGAAGGGGGCTGCAACTGCCAGTTCGCCCTGAACCCGGACAACTTCAATTACGCGGTCATCGAAGTTAACCCGAGGGTTTCAAGATCGTCGGCCCTGGCGTCCAAGGCCACCGGCTACCCGATCGCGAAGATCGCGAGCCTCATCGCCGTGGGCTTCAGCCTCGACGAAATCACCAACGACATCACCGGCAAGACCCCGGCGTGCTTCGAACCGGTCATCGACTACATCGTCGTCAAATTCCCGCGCTGGCCTTTCGACAAATTCGTGTACGCGCGCCGGACCCTCGGCACCCAGATGAAGGCCACCGGGGAAATCATGGCCATCGGCAACAGTTTTGAACAGGGCATGATGAAGGCCATCCGCTCCATTGAACTGGGCTTTGACACCCTGTCTGTCGAAAAATACAGAAAGGCCTCTGACGAAGAAATCGTAGAGGCCCTCGGCCGCAAAGACGACGAACGCTGCTTTGTCGTGTACGAAGCCTTGTACCGGGGCATCCCGATGAAGCAGATTCACGCCATCACGATGATCGACATGTGGTTCCTCGACAAGCTGCGCCATCTGGCCATCATGGAACGGGATCTCAAAGAAAAGGGCGTCTCCGACGACAGGGCCGCGGAACGGATCACCGTCGCCCGCCAGCTGGGCTTCCTCGATTCCACCATCGCGAGACTCACCGGGCTGCCCTACGACAAGAAGACGTGCCACGTGGGGCTGCCTGAAGCCGTCGAAAAACAGATCGACATGCCGCCTTACGCGTCCTTCAAGATGGTCGACACCTGCGCCGGGGAATTCGACGCCGAAACCCCGTACTTCTACTCGACGAGGGACCGGGAAAACGAAGCAGAAGAATTTCTCGAAGAACATCAGAGCGATAAGAAGCGCATCATGGTCTTCGGCTCCGGCCCGATCCGCATAGGCCAGGGGATCGAATTCGACTACTGCGCCGTGCACTGCGCCTGGGCCCTCCGGGAACTGGGCTACGAAGCGATCATCGTCAACAACAACCCGGAAACCGTGTCCACCGACTTCGACACCTCCGACCGGCTGTACTTTGAACCCCTGACGGCTGAAGACGTCCGGGCTATCGTCGAAACGGAAAAGCCCGACGGGGCCATCGTCCAGTTCGGCGGCCAGACGGCCATCAAGCTGACCCAGCACCTCGACGAAATCAAGGTGCCGATCCTCGGGACTGACCCGACCTACATCGACGCGGCGGAAGACCGGGAACGCTTTGACGAATGCCTCGAAAGCTGCGGCATTCCGCGCCCGAAGGGCGGCACGGTCTTTAAGACCGAAGAAGCTCTCGCAGAAGCCAACCGTCTCGGCTACCCGGTGCTGCTCAGACCGTCTTATGTCCTCGGGGGCCAGAACATGATCATCGCCCACAGCGATGACGACGTGCGGGAATACATGGGCATCATCACGTCTCATGAAATCACGAACCCGGTGCTCATCGACAAATACCTCATGGGCAAGGAAGTGGAAGTGGACGCCATCTGCGACGGCGAAGACTATTTGATCCCGGGGATTATGGAACACGTCGAAAAGGCGGGCATCCACTCCGGGGACTCCATCTCCGTCTACCCGCCCCAGACCTTGTCCAAGCACGTTCAGGACACCATCATCGACTACACCGGCAAACTCGCCAAGGCCCTTCACGTCATCGGCCTCATGAACATCCAGTTCGTCGTCATGGACGAAACGGTGTACGTCATCGAAGTGAACCCGCGGTCCAGCCGCACGGTGCCTTATATCTCCAAGGTCACCGACGTCCCCATGGTGGACATGGCGACCCGGATCATGATGGGCGAATCCCTCAAAGACATGGGCGTCAAACACTCGGGGCTGCATCCGGTCAAAGACCACGTGGCCGTGAAGGTGCCGGTGTTCAGCTTCTCCAAGCTCGAAGATGTGGACACCCAGCTCGGGCCTGAAATGAAGTCCACCGGGGAAGTCCTCGGGGTGGCCAAGACCTTCGGCGACGCCATCTACAAGGGCTTCGTGGCCAGAGGGGGCGCCGACATGGTGCGCACCGGCTCGGTGCTGCTCACCGTTCAGGATCGGGACAAGCCGGAAATCGTCGACATCGGCCGCCGCTTCCACGACCTGGGCTTCAAGCTCAACGCCACCGTGGGCACCGCCGAAGTGCTCAGAGAACACGGGCTGCCGGTTCACGTGGTGCGCCGCCTGTCCGAAGCGCGCCCGAACATCGGGGATCTCCTCGACGGCCGGGAAGTGGACTACGTCGTGTCGACGGCGACAAAAGGGCGCCAGCCGGGCATCGACGAAGTGAAGATGCGCCGCAAGGCCGTGGACAATTCCATCACCCTGATGACGGCTCTCGACACCGTCCGGGCGCTGCTCGGCTGCCTCGAAAGCAAGCGCACCCTCGCGGACATTCCATTGGTGGATATCACGAAGATCTGA
- a CDS encoding MATE family efflux transporter, whose protein sequence is MAYAKTDPSDFSKGRLTPLILHQAIPVMLAQIAQMLYNIVDRIYIGHMPGTGEAALSGVGLVFPIITIIAAFTNLYGTGGAPLFAIARGHKDRARAERILGNTTTLLVGTAFILMAVCYIFEEPVLRLFGADAHTLPYASTYIRIYLIGTVFSMFATGMTPFINAEGFPKTGMATTVIGVIINFVLDPIFIFVFHMGIAGAAVATVISQFVGAAWAFHFLTSRKALLKIELPAMHLKKKIVEQIFALGLSGFIMNCTNALVQIVYNATLSALGGSLFVGIMTVINSVRQIAELPALGLTSGTSPVLGYNYGAKCFDRVKKSIRIMFALTFAFSLAIWIFISVCPHLLMAIFTSSARMIAVGQHALRLYFFGFVFMSFQYTGQTTFQSLGKSHQAIFFSLLRKVFIVVPLTVLLPKVFGVYGVFAAEPISNVIGGMASFLTMYFTVYRRFPKTQKSA, encoded by the coding sequence ATGGCATACGCCAAAACGGACCCGTCTGATTTCTCAAAGGGCCGGCTGACCCCGCTGATTCTCCACCAGGCCATTCCCGTCATGCTCGCCCAGATCGCCCAGATGCTCTACAACATCGTGGACCGGATCTACATCGGCCACATGCCCGGCACCGGCGAGGCGGCCCTGTCCGGGGTCGGCCTCGTGTTCCCGATCATCACGATCATCGCCGCCTTTACCAACCTCTACGGCACCGGGGGCGCCCCTTTGTTCGCCATCGCCCGGGGCCACAAAGACCGCGCCAGGGCCGAGCGCATCCTCGGCAACACGACGACGCTGCTCGTCGGCACAGCCTTTATCCTCATGGCGGTGTGCTACATTTTCGAAGAGCCGGTGCTCCGGCTGTTCGGCGCCGACGCTCACACCCTGCCCTACGCCTCCACCTACATCCGCATCTACCTCATCGGGACGGTGTTCTCCATGTTCGCCACGGGGATGACCCCGTTCATCAACGCCGAGGGCTTTCCCAAAACGGGCATGGCCACGACGGTGATCGGCGTCATCATCAACTTTGTGTTGGACCCGATTTTCATCTTCGTCTTTCACATGGGGATCGCCGGGGCGGCGGTGGCGACGGTCATCAGCCAGTTTGTCGGCGCGGCCTGGGCCTTCCACTTCCTCACCAGCCGCAAGGCCCTTTTAAAAATCGAGCTGCCGGCCATGCACTTAAAAAAGAAAATCGTCGAGCAGATCTTCGCCCTCGGCCTGTCGGGCTTCATCATGAACTGCACGAACGCCCTGGTCCAGATCGTGTACAACGCGACCCTGTCGGCCCTCGGCGGCAGCCTTTTCGTCGGGATCATGACCGTCATCAACTCGGTGCGGCAGATCGCGGAGCTGCCGGCCCTGGGCCTGACCTCGGGGACGTCCCCGGTGCTCGGCTACAACTACGGCGCGAAGTGCTTCGACCGGGTAAAAAAGAGCATCCGCATCATGTTCGCCCTGACCTTCGCCTTCAGCCTGGCCATCTGGATCTTCATCTCCGTCTGTCCCCACCTGCTCATGGCCATTTTCACGAGCAGCGCCCGGATGATCGCCGTGGGCCAGCACGCCCTGCGCCTGTACTTCTTCGGCTTCGTGTTCATGAGCTTCCAGTACACCGGCCAGACGACGTTCCAGTCCCTCGGCAAATCCCACCAGGCGATTTTCTTCTCCCTGCTGCGCAAGGTGTTCATCGTCGTGCCCCTGACGGTGCTGCTCCCGAAGGTCTTCGGGGTGTACGGGGTGTTCGCCGCCGAGCCGATTTCCAACGTCATCGGGGGCATGGCGAGCTTTCTCACCATGTACTTCACCGTGTACCGCAGGTTCCCCAAAACCCAGAAAAGCGCATAA
- a CDS encoding adenylosuccinate synthase, with product MAVTVLVGAQFGDEGKGKIIDYLCDKQDLIVRFQGGDNAGHTVVNDYGTFKFHLVPSGIFNKDGECLIGTGTVVNLDVLAEEMKQVEDAGVSTDNLKISGRAHLLMPYHQELDALMESHGGIGTTKRGIGVCYAFKMLRKNLRAEDLLDLGRAHDKMVNYLDVVNKMMAAYGGEAVTIEAVDAKLKEWADRFADRIVEPISYIHSYLDNDKNILFEGQLAVMKDIDQGIYPYVTSSCPSGAYAAVTSGIPAKKIDKVIGVAKAFSSAVGAGPFPTEDADSPQFAVIRGDGTKDDDEFGVRTGRSRRLGWLDLPILRYTTLINGFDEIALCKLDKLDFLDSIKVCTGYKLDGKKLDYFPNTDDLERVEPIYEELPGWKTSTTGVRKIDDLPENAKNYVKFIEDHVGAPIHYVGVGPDRDSIATR from the coding sequence ATGGCAGTTACAGTATTGGTCGGCGCCCAGTTCGGCGACGAAGGCAAAGGCAAAATCATCGATTACCTCTGCGACAAACAGGACCTCATCGTGCGGTTTCAGGGCGGCGACAACGCCGGCCACACCGTCGTCAACGACTACGGCACCTTTAAATTTCACCTGGTGCCAAGTGGCATTTTCAATAAAGACGGCGAATGCCTCATTGGTACCGGCACCGTCGTTAATTTAGACGTTCTTGCCGAAGAAATGAAACAGGTCGAAGACGCGGGGGTCTCCACGGACAACCTCAAGATTTCCGGCAGAGCCCACCTGCTGATGCCTTATCATCAGGAACTGGATGCGCTCATGGAAAGCCACGGCGGCATCGGCACGACCAAGCGGGGCATTGGCGTCTGCTACGCCTTCAAGATGCTCAGAAAGAATTTAAGAGCAGAAGACCTCCTGGATTTAGGCCGCGCCCACGACAAGATGGTCAACTACCTCGACGTGGTCAACAAGATGATGGCCGCTTACGGCGGCGAAGCCGTCACCATCGAAGCCGTCGACGCGAAGCTCAAGGAATGGGCTGACCGCTTCGCCGACCGCATCGTCGAACCGATCAGCTACATCCATTCTTATCTGGACAACGATAAGAACATCCTGTTCGAAGGCCAGCTCGCGGTCATGAAGGACATCGACCAGGGGATTTACCCCTACGTCACCTCGTCGTGCCCGTCCGGCGCCTACGCAGCGGTCACCAGCGGCATCCCGGCGAAGAAAATCGACAAGGTCATCGGCGTCGCCAAGGCCTTCTCCTCCGCCGTCGGTGCAGGCCCGTTCCCGACGGAAGATGCAGACAGCCCGCAGTTCGCGGTCATCCGCGGCGACGGCACCAAGGACGACGATGAATTCGGCGTCCGCACCGGCCGCTCCCGCCGTTTGGGCTGGCTCGACCTGCCGATCCTGCGCTACACGACCTTGATCAACGGCTTCGACGAAATCGCCCTGTGCAAATTGGACAAGCTTGACTTCTTAGACAGCATCAAAGTCTGCACCGGCTACAAACTCGACGGCAAAAAGCTCGACTACTTCCCGAACACCGACGATTTGGAACGGGTGGAACCCATCTATGAAGAACTGCCGGGCTGGAAGACGTCCACCACAGGCGTGCGCAAAATCGACGATCTGCCGGAAAATGCGAAAAACTACGTGAAATTCATCGAAGACCACGTCGGCGCACCGATTCACTACGTCGGGGTTGGCCCGGACCGGGATTCCATCGCGACGCGCTGA
- a CDS encoding sugar-binding transcriptional regulator, whose product MKKIVNDERLMIKICDMYYNQNLSQKSIATKLGLSRPTISRIISNAREAGIVTITIKNLEMTNYVELEHQVESIYGLKEVVVVDHFDDPEKQKAELGRISANYLKRIVTDRDVVGVSMGTTLYETAKHLDDCAAKNVFFVPMIGGMGHLRGELHSNSLIQIMARKFNGGKFIPMHAPARVANRTIRSEFLNEASIAKVIKMCDSLDIAMVGIGYPNKTSAIMATGYYTDEEMRAMKKAGVAGDICMQFFDAHGDTTPFKKQNTVIGIEIKKLRKVPHSIGVASGLEKLNAIKGAIEGKYINTLITDVDCAKQLAQND is encoded by the coding sequence ATGAAGAAAATAGTGAACGACGAGCGATTAATGATCAAAATTTGCGATATGTACTACAATCAGAATTTAAGCCAGAAATCGATCGCCACCAAACTCGGACTTTCCCGCCCGACCATCTCGAGAATCATCAGCAACGCGCGGGAAGCCGGCATCGTCACCATCACCATCAAAAACCTGGAAATGACGAATTACGTCGAGCTGGAACACCAGGTCGAATCCATTTACGGGCTCAAGGAAGTGGTGGTCGTCGACCATTTTGACGATCCCGAAAAGCAGAAAGCAGAGCTCGGCCGGATTTCCGCGAATTACTTAAAGCGCATCGTCACCGACCGGGACGTGGTGGGCGTGTCTATGGGCACGACCCTGTACGAAACGGCGAAGCACCTCGACGACTGCGCGGCGAAAAACGTGTTTTTCGTGCCGATGATCGGCGGCATGGGCCACCTCCGGGGGGAACTCCATTCCAACAGTTTGATCCAGATCATGGCCCGGAAGTTCAACGGCGGCAAGTTCATCCCGATGCACGCCCCTGCCCGAGTCGCGAACCGCACGATCAGAAGCGAGTTCTTAAACGAAGCGAGCATCGCGAAGGTCATCAAGATGTGCGATTCCCTGGACATCGCCATGGTGGGCATCGGCTACCCGAACAAAACCTCGGCGATCATGGCTACGGGCTACTACACCGACGAGGAAATGCGCGCCATGAAAAAGGCGGGCGTCGCCGGAGACATCTGCATGCAGTTCTTTGACGCTCACGGGGACACGACCCCCTTTAAGAAGCAGAACACCGTCATCGGCATCGAGATCAAAAAACTCAGAAAGGTGCCCCACAGCATCGGGGTCGCCTCGGGCCTTGAGAAGCTCAACGCCATCAAGGGCGCCATCGAAGGCAAATACATCAACACCCTCATCACCGACGTCGACTGCGCAAAGCAGCTGGCGCAGAATGATTAA
- a CDS encoding SDR family NAD(P)-dependent oxidoreductase, with product MTTFHAKTALVTGASRGIGAAVAEALAKKGCNLVLTGLSHQDLLVQNARKLSEQYGIMAVPKICDAGDSDQVKALFDAIPRLDFLINNAGISISGLIQDLAPGEWDRLIRTNLSSCFYTARLAIPKFLAEDTGAIVNISSVWGDVGAAVEAAYSASKGGVAAFTRALGKELAPSAIPVNAVACGFIDTDMNAAYSPEERDAIRAEIPADRFGTPEDVAETVVHLLEMPPYFTGQVVRLDGGWI from the coding sequence ATGACCACATTTCATGCCAAAACCGCCCTGGTCACCGGGGCCTCCCGGGGAATCGGCGCCGCCGTAGCAGAAGCCCTGGCAAAAAAAGGCTGCAATCTCGTCCTCACGGGGCTCAGTCACCAAGATTTACTCGTTCAAAATGCCCGAAAGCTGTCTGAGCAGTACGGCATCATGGCCGTCCCGAAAATCTGCGACGCCGGGGATTCAGATCAAGTGAAAGCCTTATTCGACGCCATTCCCCGGCTGGATTTTCTCATCAACAACGCCGGCATTTCAATTTCCGGGCTGATTCAGGACCTCGCCCCCGGCGAATGGGACCGGCTGATTCGTACGAACCTGTCCTCGTGCTTCTACACCGCCCGCCTCGCGATTCCGAAGTTTCTCGCCGAAGACACCGGCGCCATCGTGAATATTTCTTCCGTGTGGGGAGATGTGGGGGCCGCGGTGGAAGCGGCCTACTCGGCGTCCAAGGGCGGGGTCGCCGCCTTCACCCGGGCTCTGGGCAAAGAGCTCGCCCCGAGTGCCATCCCCGTCAACGCCGTGGCCTGCGGCTTCATCGACACGGACATGAACGCCGCCTACTCCCCTGAAGAGCGGGACGCCATCCGGGCCGAAATCCCCGCAGACCGCTTCGGCACCCCCGAAGACGTGGCCGAAACGGTGGTGCACCTCCTCGAGATGCCCCCTTACTTCACGGGGCAGGTCGTCCGCCTCGACGGCGGGTGGATCTAG
- a CDS encoding carbamoyl phosphate synthase small subunit — MSYFKKDKRAYLLLADGSVYPGYHFGCEGTTIGEIVFTTGMTGYQEVLTDPSYCGQIVMQTYPLIGNYGINHSDMESSKSWVNGYIVREWCEAPSNFREAGTIDAFLKNQGKVGIWDVDTRQLTRKIRRQGTMNGAITTEDLDAHKDELLEKIRAYKIKNPVPKVSVPKLDWYYDRENRANHVALIDFGYKHNILEKLLQFGCNVTVMPWDTSLDDIRHLNPDGIMLSNGPGDPMDNVKVIDNIKRYIDYGKPIFGICLGHQLMALANGAKTEKMPFGHRGLNQPVKDLTQDRVYITSQNHGYAVVNDTVPKDAGEITHINMNDGTCEGIAYPDIHAFTVQFHPEASAGPNDTRYLFEKFTDLMERGQEGCL; from the coding sequence ATGTCATATTTCAAAAAAGATAAGCGGGCTTATCTGCTGCTTGCAGACGGCTCCGTTTATCCAGGCTATCATTTTGGCTGTGAAGGGACCACGATCGGAGAAATCGTCTTTACGACGGGGATGACCGGTTATCAGGAAGTTCTGACCGACCCGTCCTACTGCGGACAGATCGTCATGCAGACCTATCCCCTCATCGGCAATTACGGAATCAACCACAGCGACATGGAAAGTTCTAAGAGCTGGGTCAACGGCTACATCGTCAGAGAATGGTGCGAAGCGCCTTCGAACTTCAGAGAAGCGGGCACCATCGACGCGTTTTTAAAGAATCAGGGCAAGGTTGGCATCTGGGATGTGGACACCCGGCAGCTGACTCGGAAGATCCGCCGCCAAGGGACGATGAACGGCGCCATCACCACCGAAGACCTCGACGCGCACAAGGACGAACTTCTCGAAAAAATCCGGGCGTACAAGATCAAGAATCCGGTGCCAAAAGTATCGGTGCCGAAGCTGGACTGGTATTACGATAGAGAAAACCGGGCCAATCACGTCGCTCTCATCGACTTCGGCTACAAGCACAACATTCTCGAAAAACTCCTGCAGTTTGGCTGCAATGTGACCGTCATGCCCTGGGACACCTCCCTCGATGACATCCGCCACCTCAACCCCGACGGCATCATGCTCTCAAACGGCCCCGGGGACCCCATGGACAACGTCAAAGTCATCGACAACATTAAGCGCTACATCGACTACGGCAAGCCGATTTTCGGCATCTGCCTCGGACATCAGCTCATGGCGCTGGCCAACGGCGCCAAGACGGAAAAAATGCCCTTCGGCCACAGAGGCCTGAACCAGCCGGTGAAGGACCTGACCCAGGACCGGGTGTACATCACGAGCCAGAACCACGGCTACGCCGTCGTGAACGACACGGTGCCGAAGGACGCCGGGGAAATCACCCACATCAACATGAACGACGGCACGTGCGAAGGCATCGCCTACCCGGACATTCACGCTTTTACGGTGCAGTTCCATCCGGAAGCCAGCGCCGGCCCCAACGACACCCGCTATTTGTTTGAAAAATTCACCGATTTAATGGAAAGGGGACAGGAAGGATGCCTTTAA
- a CDS encoding TIGR01212 family radical SAM protein (This family includes YhcC from E. coli K-12, an uncharacterized radical SAM protein.) — protein sequence MKILTLSDALKRRYHTKVYKLSLSSGCTCPNRDGTLGTGGCTFCSAGGSGDFAAPFAPISEQIAEAKRLVDPKFPKKIAPEDRRYIAYFQSYTNTYGPVSRLEPLFLEAVKPDEIVGLAVGTRPDCLPDETIAMLARVSAVKPLWVELGLQTVHEETARRIHRGYTLGVFEDAYQRLAEAGIPAVVHVILGLPGESRQDMLETVDYLAHLTPSLPGIKLQLLHVLKGTALGDAYEREPFPVFDLDTYCDLIVDCLKRLPESTVIHRLTGDAPKRLLIAPKWSADKKRVMNTLRSRIAHAERL from the coding sequence ATGAAAATTTTAACGCTGTCTGACGCCCTGAAACGGCGCTATCACACCAAGGTGTACAAACTTTCGCTGTCCTCGGGGTGCACCTGTCCGAACCGGGACGGGACCCTCGGAACCGGCGGCTGCACCTTCTGCTCCGCCGGGGGCTCCGGGGATTTTGCCGCCCCCTTTGCGCCGATTTCCGAGCAGATCGCCGAAGCGAAGCGCCTCGTGGACCCGAAGTTTCCGAAAAAAATCGCCCCGGAAGACCGGCGCTACATCGCCTACTTCCAGTCCTACACCAACACCTACGGGCCGGTTTCAAGGCTCGAGCCCCTGTTTCTCGAAGCGGTGAAACCTGACGAAATCGTCGGCCTGGCCGTGGGCACCCGCCCTGACTGCCTGCCCGACGAGACCATTGCCATGCTCGCGCGGGTGAGTGCCGTCAAGCCCCTGTGGGTGGAGCTGGGCCTTCAGACCGTTCACGAAGAGACGGCCCGCCGGATTCACCGGGGCTACACCCTCGGCGTTTTCGAAGACGCCTATCAGCGCCTCGCCGAAGCGGGGATTCCCGCGGTGGTCCACGTCATTCTGGGCCTGCCCGGAGAATCCAGACAAGACATGCTCGAAACCGTGGATTATCTCGCGCATCTCACGCCATCTCTGCCGGGGATCAAGCTCCAGCTCCTCCACGTCTTAAAGGGCACGGCCCTGGGAGATGCCTACGAACGCGAGCCCTTTCCCGTATTTGATCTGGATACTTATTGTGATCTCATTGTCGATTGTTTAAAGCGCCTGCCTGAGTCAACCGTCATTCACCGCCTCACCGGGGACGCCCCGAAGCGGCTGCTCATCGCGCCGAAATGGTCCGCCGACAAAAAGCGGGTGATGAACACCCTGCGCTCCCGGATCGCCCATGCCGAGCGCCTATAA
- a CDS encoding fructose bisphosphate aldolase: MNQKQLDRMTTGKGFIAALDQSGGSTPKALKAYGIPKTRYRSDEQMFDLVHEMRTRIIKSPSFTSDKILAAILFENTMDRKIDDQYTADYLWNVKGIIPILKVDKGLDKENNGVQLMKPMPELDSLLSRAKTRHIFGTKMRSVIHKADKGGIKAIADQQFDIAKRIVAAGFVPIIEPEVDINAPDKAEAEALLHAEFKSHLAALEDGDKVMFKVTIPTEAGLYSDIMKDPHVVRVVALSGGYTRKDACVKLAKNPGLIASFSRALTEGLTCRMNDKDFDYLLGDSIDKIYQASIK, from the coding sequence ATGAATCAGAAACAACTGGACCGTATGACCACTGGCAAGGGATTTATCGCCGCACTGGACCAGAGCGGCGGCAGCACGCCAAAAGCCTTAAAAGCCTACGGCATCCCGAAGACCCGCTACCGCAGCGACGAACAGATGTTCGACCTCGTGCACGAAATGCGCACCCGGATCATCAAGAGCCCGTCCTTCACCAGCGACAAGATTCTCGCAGCCATCTTGTTTGAAAACACCATGGACCGCAAAATCGACGACCAGTACACGGCGGACTACCTGTGGAACGTCAAGGGCATCATCCCGATCTTAAAAGTCGACAAAGGCCTTGACAAGGAAAATAACGGCGTCCAGCTCATGAAACCCATGCCTGAACTCGACAGCCTATTGAGCCGCGCCAAGACCCGCCACATCTTCGGCACGAAGATGCGCTCGGTCATCCACAAGGCGGACAAGGGCGGCATCAAAGCCATCGCCGATCAGCAGTTCGACATCGCGAAACGCATCGTCGCCGCGGGCTTTGTGCCGATCATCGAACCGGAAGTGGACATCAACGCTCCGGACAAGGCGGAAGCGGAAGCCCTGCTCCACGCCGAATTCAAATCCCATCTCGCGGCCCTCGAAGACGGCGACAAGGTCATGTTCAAGGTCACCATTCCGACGGAAGCCGGCCTGTACAGCGACATCATGAAAGATCCCCACGTGGTGCGCGTCGTCGCCCTGTCCGGCGGCTACACCCGCAAGGACGCCTGCGTCAAACTCGCCAAGAACCCGGGCCTCATCGCGAGCTTCTCGAGAGCCCTCACCGAAGGTCTCACCTGCCGCATGAACGACAAGGACTTCGACTATCTCCTCGGCGATTCCATCGACAAAATTTACCAGGCCAGCATCAAATAA